CGCTTCCGGCCGATGCCCGGGACGCGGGTCAATTTCACCAGGTCGCCCGAGGCCAGCGCGCCCAGCAGCTCCGCCGGCTCCAGGACCGACAGCGACGCCAGCGCCAGCTTCGGACCCACCCCCGACCCGCCCAGGAGCAGCCGGAAGACCTCCCGCTCGCCAGGTTCCTGGAAGCCGAAGAGCGCCGGACCCGTCTTCTCGTTCCAGCAGAGTTCGGTCAAGAGCCGGACCCTTTCCCCGGTTGCGGCGCGCTGGAGCCGACCGTAAACCACCAGGGAAATGGAAACGTGGTACCCCACGCCGCCGACCTCGAGGACCACCGCCCCGGGGCTCACGCTGACCACGATGCCGGAGAGGGATGCGATCACCCGGTCCTCCCGGTTT
The sequence above is drawn from the bacterium genome and encodes:
- a CDS encoding Holliday junction ATP-dependent DNA helicase RuvA; translated protein: MIASLSGIVVSVSPGAVVLEVGGVGYHVSISLVVYGRLQRAATGERVRLLTELCWNEKTGPALFGFQEPGEREVFRLLLGGSGVGPKLALASLSVLEPAELLGALASGDLVKLTRVPGIGRKR